From the genome of Primulina eburnea isolate SZY01 chromosome 12, ASM2296580v1, whole genome shotgun sequence, one region includes:
- the LOC140806967 gene encoding uncharacterized protein has protein sequence MEVEESDETGEEEVLGSILTMEKVAAAKQFIENHYKTQMKSIRERKERRWRLERKLACSDVPKQEQINLIKDLERKETEFMRLRRNRISVDDFELLTIIGRGAYGEVRLCREKKSGNIYAMKKLKKSEMLSRGQVEHVRAERNLLAEVASHCIVKLFYSFQDAEYLYLIMEYLPGGDVMTLLMREDILSESVAKFYIAQSVLAIESIHKHNYIHRDIKPDNLLLDKNGHMKLSDFGLCKPLDCRTLYTVNENEITDDETTREPMDIDGHFPDASNGSNWRSPREQLQHWQMNRRKLAFSTVGTPDYIAPEVLLKKGYGMECDWWSLGAIMYEMLIGYPPFYSDDPMTTCRKIVHWRNQLKFPEDVKLSPEAKDLICRLLCDAENRLGTGGAAQIKVHSWFSDVEWEKLYEMEAAFKPEVNGELDTQNFMKFDELDLPTPTISGSGTSRKAALTPKDLSFVGYTFKNFDAVKALPYSSDHMSTTSPSLPSVDSVLGDSNGNQTMSGISKETDSPMIMPMDNAMSP, from the exons ATGGAGGTAGAGGAGAGCGATGAAACCGGCGAAGAAGAAGTGTTGGGATCAATCTTGACCATGGAGAAAGTCGCCGCCGCAAAACAGTTCATTGAAAATCACTACAAAACTCAGATGAAAAGCATCAGGGAGAGAAAAGAAAG GCGGTGGCGACTAGAAAGAAAGTTAGCATGTTCAGATGTGCCAAAACAGGAACAGATAAACCTAATCAAAGATTTAGAACGAAAGGAAACTGAGTTTATGCGACTGAGAAGGAACAGGATATCTGTAGATGATTTTGAGCTTCTAACCATCATAGGGCGTGGAGCCTATGGCGAG GTTCGATTATGCCGGGAGAAAAAATCAGGAAATATTTATGCcatgaagaagttgaagaaatCCGAGATGCTTTCCAGAGGACAG GTGGAACATGTTAGAGCAGAGAGAAACCTACTGGCAGAAGTGGCCAGCCACTGCATAGTTAAATTGTTCTACTCTTTTCAAGATGCTGAGTACTTGTATCTGATAATGGAATATCTTCCTGGTGGCGACGTGATGACTCTGCTGATGAGAGAAGACATACTTTCTGAAAGCGTGGCTAAATTTTACATTGCTCAAAGTGTATTGGCCATTGAGTCCATTCACAAGCATAATTACATTCATAG GGATATCAAACCTGACAATCTTCTTCTTGATAAGAATGGGCACATGAAGCTCTCAGACTTTGGTCTTTGCAAACCACTCGATTGTAGAACTTTATATACAGTAAACGAAAACGAGATTACTGATGATGAGACTACAAGAGAGCCAATGGATATCGATGGCCACTTTCCTGATGCTTCCAATGGTAGTAACTGGAGAAGCCCCCGTGAGCAACTTCAGCACTGGCAGATGAATAGAAGAAAGTTG GCATTTTCTACTGTTGGTACGCCAGATTATATTGCTCCAGAAGTGCTGTTGAAGAAGGGATATGGGATGGAGTGTGACTG GTGGTCCCTGGGTGCAATTATGTATGAAATGCTTATTGGGTACCCTCCTTTTTATTCTGATGATCCTATGACCACTTGTAGAAAG ATTGTTCATTGGAGAAATCAACTGAAATTTCCAGAAGATGTCAAATTGAGCCCTGAGGCTAAAGATCTCATATGTAGGTTACTTTGTGATGCAGAAAATAGGCTTGGAACCGGAGGAGCAGCCCAGATAAAG GTTCATTCCTGGTTCTCAGATGTTGAATGGGAGAAATTATATGAAATGGAAGCGGCCTTTAAACCAGAGGTTAATGGAGAACTAGACACCCAGAACTTTATGAAGTTTGATGAA CTTGATCTTCCAACACCTACAATATCCGGCTCAGGAACCTCAAGGAAg GCAGCTCTTACTCCAAAGGATTTGAGTTTTGTGGGATATACATTCAAGAATTTTGATGCTGTCAAGGCATTGCCTTATTCATCAG ATCACATGAGTACTACATCACCCAGTCTGCCATCTGTTGATTCCGTACTTG GTGATTCTAATGGAAACCAAACGATGAGTGGAATATCCAAGGAGACAGATTCGCCAATGATCATGCCAATGGACAATGCAATGTCCCCATGA
- the LOC140807817 gene encoding protein FAR1-RELATED SEQUENCE 5-like, with the protein MEDDNSIALEEFEGDYDQEAEIHPSSKTQCGISDFSMQENIEVQTEKSFVDILESKLEVGTIVNSIEDAYLLYCQYAHAKGFSVRKGDQRCFARTNEIQSKEFNCSCEGLKDEKSSSKRIPVYQKPVIRTQCKAKLKISREKGGEWRVIRFFQDHNHEMFAPDQTHLLRSARNISHAKKSTLEAMVNAGICVSNAVSFMENEACGAENLGFNRKDAYDHMSRMKRHTKVENGDATSLIQYFMNKANKENYFYWNMQLDDDDRVMNFFFRDYRCAVDYEYFGDVLSIDTTYRTNKYNLICAPFVGINHHMQNVMFGLAFMSDETESSFEWLFTTFLDSMNGKQPQTIFSDQCQAMMNAIGTVFPRSHHRLCQWHINQNAPSHFGSLNGDPAFKKLWYKCMNYCDSVDEFEATWKYMIETYQLDGHRWFNGMYKLRDKWVTAFSDAKFSAGLLATSRSEATNLTLKKSGNKMSLLYEFVMNYEKIQNNWRIKEKAEDTRCRHGKPAQILKNHPLLIHAADVYTMTIYQLFEIELVNSLNCKFVEPPTCFGNDWNLIEVNVKSHDEYARVRHVVFNKQNHEIRCNCHKFETIGILCKHALLVFNCMDVTVLPKCYILNRWMKNVRNRVSSDFEENGNGGHVSEMVFVNQIIRSMYDLSQQSKPHEDARKRLHTIVDTAKEEISNLLQNLRVDDDTTCDAMTNDGHIDETRVRDPLTAKAKGVTNTNITRHWDTKSKKGKGKRKTERSSTKGSKLKGQSSQVQQNVTPSQYPFTYPQVPMQYSFAYPRVPLQYTFAYPQVPSQFAMEGNTNLYLSGQMNVLPYPYGTSQSSQGNDQDK; encoded by the exons ATGGAAGATGACAACTCAATAGCACTTGAAGAGTTTGAGGGAGACTACGATCAAGAAGCCGAAATTCACCCTAGTTCAAAAACGCAATGTGGAATTTCTGATTTCTCAATGCAAGAAAATATTGAGGTACAAACTGAAAAATCTTTCGTTGACATTTTGGAAAGTAAACTTGAAGTGGGTACAATTGTGAACAGTATCGAAGATGCATATTTACTGTATTGTCAATATGCACATGCTAAGGGATTTAGTGTGAGAAAAGGTGATCAACGATGTTTTGCACGTACAAATGAAATTCAATCAAAAGAATTTAATTGTTCATGTGAAGGTTTGAAAGATGAAAAGTCTTCTAGTAAAAGGATTCCTGTCTATCAGAAGCCAGTTATTAGAACTCAATGTAAAGCTAAGTTGAAGATTTCAAGGGAGAAAGGGGGTGAATGGCGAGTGattagatttttccaagatcATAACCATGAGATGTTTGCACCTGATCAAACTCATTTGTTAAGATCTGCACGCAATATCTCACATGCCAAAAAATCTACTCTAGAAGCCATGGTAAATGCTGGAATCTGTGTCTCTAATGCTGTTTCTTTTATGGAAAATGAAGCATGTGGAGCAGAAAACTTAGGATTTAATAGAAAAGATGCATATGACCACATGAGTCGGATGAAAAGACATACCAAAGTTGAGAATGGTGATGCTACTTCACTGATTCAATATTTTATGAACAAGGCGAataaggaaaattatttttattggaaCATGCAATTGGATGATGATGACAGGGTGATGAACTTTTTCTTCAGGGACTACAGATGTGCTGTTGATTATGAATATTTTGGTGATGTCCTATCCATTGATACAACATATCGAACAAATAAGTACAATTTGATATGTGCTCCATTTGTTGGTATAAATCATCATATGCAGAATGTTATGTTTGGCTTAGCATTTATGTCAGATGAAACAGAAAGTTCTTTTGAATGGTTGTTCACGACATTTCTTGATTCGATGAATGGAAAACAACCTCAAACTATTTTTTCAGACCAATGCCAAGCCATGATGAATGCCATTGGGACTGTTTTTCCACGTTCACATCATCGTTTATGTCAATGGCATATAAATCAAAACGCGCCTTCTCACTTTGGTAGTTTAAATGGCGACCCAGCTTTCAAAAAATTGTGGtataaatgcatgaattattGTGATTCTGTAGATGAATTTGAGGCCACGTGGAAATATATGATTGAAACATATCAGTTGGATGGTCACAGATGGTTTAATGGGATGTACAAACTTAGGGACAAATGGGTGACTGCTTTCAGTGATGCAAAGTTTAGTGCAGGGCTTTTGGCCACTTCGAGGAGTGAGGCCACAAATTTGACTTTAAAAAAATCAGGCAACAAAATGAGTTTGTTGTATGAATTTGTGATGAATTACGAAAAGATTCAAAATAATTGGCGAATAAAAGAGAAAGCTGAGGATACACGTTGTCGACATGGTAAGCCTGCACAGattctgaaaaatcatccatTGTTGATTCATGCTGCTGATGTTTATACGATGACCATATATCAGTTATTTGAAATTGAATTGGTTAATTCCTTGAATTGCAAATTTGTGGAACCACCGACTTGTTTTGGCAATGATTGGAATTTGATTGAGGTGAATGTAAAATCTCATGATGAATATGCAAGGGTTAGACATGTGGTGTTCAATAAGCAGAATCATGAAATAAGATGCAATTGTCACAAGTTCGAGACAATTGGGATTTTGTGTAAGCATGCTTTGCTGGTATTTAATTGTATGGATGTCACTGTTTTGCCCAAATGTTACATTTTGAATAGATGGATGAAAAATGTAAGAAACAGAGTTAGCTCCGATTTTGAAGAAAATGGCAATGGTGGTCATGTTTCTGAGATGGTGTTTGTCAATCAAATAATAAGATCGATGTATGATCTAAGTCAACAAAGCAAACCACATGAGGATGCGAGAAAAAGATTACATACAATTGTTGACACTGCAAAAGAGGAGATCTCCAACCTTCTACAGAATCTGCGTGTAGATGATGATACAACTTGTGATGCTATGACAAATGATGGTCACATAGATGAAACACGCGTACGTGATCCACTTACTGCTAAAGCCAAAGGAGTAACAAATACAAATATTACACGACACTGGGATACTAAAAGcaaaaaaggaaaaggaaagcGAAAAACTGAAAGATCAA GTACAAAAGGATCCAAATTAAAAGGGCAAAGTTCACAAGTACAACAAAATGTCACACCATCGCAATATCCATTTACATATCCTCAGGTTCCAATGCAATATTCTTTTGCATATCCTCGTGTCCCATTGCAATATACATTTGCGTATCCTCAAGTTCCATCTCAATTTGCAATG GAAGGAAATACAAACTTATATTTAAGTGGGCAGATGAATGTATTACCGTATCCATACGGGACTTCTCAATCATCACAA GGAAATGATCAAGATAA